From the Aquificaceae bacterium genome, one window contains:
- a CDS encoding ribonucleoside-diphosphate reductase subunit alpha, whose translation MYVVKRSGRKESLDISKIRIVIEFACRGIDVDPMELELDAKIQFRNGISTKEIQQLLIRTAAEKVSPQAPQWQYVAARLLLYDLYKEVGHIRGYKVKDKINGKYKPYNPDSFYRLVKTYAERGIYGDYLLREYTEEDFNTLARYIDPDRDLLFNYTGIKVLADRYLVRDEEGNIVELPQEMYMLVAMTLAIPEKKEERLKYAKLFYDLMSKHEISLATPTLMNARRTHTQLSSCFVLTVDDDLYDIFDNVQKAGQISKFAGGLGIYLGKIRATGAPIRKFKGASSGVLPVVKILNDVMIYVDQLGMRKGSASITLDIWHKDVLDFLEVKTNVGDERKKAHDIHPAIAIPDLFMKRLKNRQKWTLLDPYYCKKVKDGKNLEDFYGEEFERLYEKLERELPAHAKKEVDAFELWKRLLTVIFETGEPYIFFRDTANRLNPNKHCGMVYSSNLCHEIVQNMSTTIHIEDTLTEDGIIVHKKKAGDVVVCNLGSVNLGKVYTKEDMERVVPLLVRMLDNVISMNFYAIKEAEWTNKRYRSIGIGVSNYHYCLVKHGIQWESEEHLEFADALFERLAYYAIKGSMQLARERGRYELFEGSDWSKGIFFGRSAEENTRISKNGFDWVALAQEVKTYGMRNAYLIAVMPTGSTSLILGATPSVDPIFAKYYKEENMSGILPQVPPEIDKYFWHYKSAYNIDQEWVIRAAAVRQKWIDQAQSLNLYIDPENIDGPRLSRLYELAWELGLKTIYYTRSKSITDIEECESCST comes from the coding sequence ATGTATGTTGTCAAGAGAAGCGGAAGAAAGGAGTCTTTGGACATTTCCAAAATACGCATAGTTATTGAATTTGCTTGCAGGGGAATAGATGTTGACCCTATGGAGCTTGAGCTGGATGCCAAGATACAGTTCAGAAATGGAATAAGCACAAAGGAAATACAACAGCTCCTTATAAGGACTGCAGCGGAGAAGGTTTCACCTCAAGCACCCCAATGGCAGTATGTGGCAGCGAGGCTACTTCTTTATGACCTTTACAAGGAGGTAGGACACATCAGAGGCTACAAGGTAAAGGACAAGATAAACGGTAAATACAAACCCTATAACCCAGATAGCTTTTACAGGCTTGTCAAGACCTATGCGGAGAGGGGTATATACGGGGATTATCTCCTAAGGGAATACACGGAAGAAGACTTTAATACCCTTGCAAGGTATATAGACCCTGATAGAGACCTGCTTTTTAACTACACGGGCATAAAGGTGCTCGCAGACAGGTATTTGGTAAGGGACGAAGAGGGAAACATAGTGGAGCTTCCTCAGGAAATGTATATGCTTGTGGCTATGACCTTGGCTATACCGGAGAAGAAGGAGGAAAGGCTAAAGTATGCAAAGCTCTTTTATGACCTTATGAGTAAGCATGAGATATCCTTGGCAACTCCTACCCTTATGAACGCACGCAGGACTCATACACAGCTTAGCTCCTGCTTTGTGTTAACGGTGGATGACGACCTTTATGATATCTTTGATAACGTGCAAAAGGCTGGGCAGATATCCAAGTTTGCAGGCGGTCTTGGTATATACTTGGGCAAAATAAGGGCAACGGGTGCTCCTATTAGAAAGTTCAAAGGTGCAAGCTCTGGAGTGCTTCCTGTGGTGAAGATTCTAAACGATGTGATGATATATGTGGACCAGCTTGGTATGAGAAAGGGTTCTGCTTCCATAACCCTTGATATATGGCATAAGGATGTTTTGGATTTTCTTGAGGTAAAGACCAACGTGGGAGATGAGAGGAAAAAGGCTCACGATATACATCCGGCTATAGCCATACCAGACCTCTTTATGAAAAGGCTTAAAAACAGACAAAAGTGGACTTTGCTTGACCCCTATTACTGCAAGAAGGTCAAGGATGGTAAAAACCTTGAAGATTTCTATGGAGAGGAGTTTGAAAGGCTTTATGAAAAATTGGAAAGGGAACTGCCAGCTCATGCAAAGAAGGAAGTGGATGCCTTTGAACTTTGGAAAAGGCTTTTGACGGTGATTTTTGAAACCGGTGAGCCATACATATTCTTTAGGGATACCGCAAATAGGCTAAACCCCAACAAGCATTGTGGTATGGTATACAGCTCTAACCTGTGCCATGAGATAGTGCAAAACATGTCTACAACTATCCACATAGAGGATACGCTTACAGAGGATGGAATTATAGTTCACAAGAAGAAGGCTGGAGATGTGGTAGTTTGTAATCTTGGGTCTGTTAACCTTGGCAAGGTCTACACAAAGGAGGACATGGAAAGGGTTGTGCCACTGCTTGTGAGGATGTTAGATAATGTGATAAGTATGAACTTCTACGCCATAAAAGAGGCGGAATGGACAAACAAAAGATACAGGTCAATAGGTATAGGGGTAAGCAACTACCATTACTGTCTTGTAAAGCATGGCATACAGTGGGAGTCAGAGGAGCACCTTGAGTTTGCAGATGCCCTGTTTGAAAGGTTGGCTTACTATGCTATAAAGGGTTCAATGCAGTTGGCAAGGGAAAGGGGAAGGTATGAGCTTTTTGAAGGTTCAGACTGGAGCAAGGGTATATTCTTTGGTAGGAGCGCAGAGGAAAATACAAGGATTTCTAAAAATGGCTTTGACTGGGTAGCTCTCGCACAGGAGGTGAAAACCTATGGTATGAGAAATGCTTACCTTATTGCGGTGATGCCCACAGGCTCTACATCCCTTATACTGGGTGCAACACCATCGGTAGACCCCATATTCGCCAAGTATTACAAGGAAGAGAACATGTCTGGAATACTTCCTCAAGTGCCACCAGAGATAGATAAATACTTCTGGCACTACAAAAGTGCTTACAACATAGACCAGGAGTGGGTCATAAGGGCTGCTGCGGTTAGACAAAAATGGATAGACCAAGCGCAGTCCCTTAATCTCTACATAGACCCAGAGAACATAGATGGTCCAAGACTATCAAGGCTTTATGAACTTGCTTGGGAGTTAGGTCTAAAAACCATATACTATACGAGAAGCAAGTCCATTACCGATATAGAAGAGTGTGAAAGCTGTTCCACCTAA
- a CDS encoding ribonucleotide-diphosphate reductase subunit beta, with product MERTIIFNPEGDREPSKRRIVFGNPTNIMELNSVKYQWAFDLYKTMGFTNFWIPEEIPMHEDRKQYEKELSEYERRAYEMVLSFLIALDSYQVNMLKEFARYITAPELVMALTSQEFQEALHSYSYQFILESVVDPRVADEIYNYWRQDKVLMERNRVIAELYNEFIRKPTEENFIKALFGNYVLESLYFYSGFAFFYTLGRQGKVRNTVQQIKYINRDELTHVTLFRNIILTLKEEQPELFTPEIEKWVYEFFKFATEKEIEWGKYVTQNQILGLNDYLIDRYIKYLSNLRLTQLGYKPLYPEVTENPMKWIDQFRTINDTKTDFFQAKPQTYAKRSELKW from the coding sequence ATGGAGAGGACAATAATTTTTAACCCAGAAGGAGACAGAGAGCCATCAAAGAGGAGAATAGTTTTCGGAAATCCTACCAACATAATGGAACTAAACAGCGTCAAGTATCAGTGGGCTTTTGACCTTTATAAGACTATGGGCTTTACCAACTTCTGGATACCAGAAGAGATTCCTATGCACGAAGATAGGAAGCAGTATGAAAAAGAGCTCTCTGAGTATGAAAGGAGAGCCTACGAAATGGTATTGTCCTTTCTGATAGCTCTTGATTCGTATCAGGTAAACATGCTAAAGGAGTTTGCACGCTATATTACCGCACCGGAGCTTGTTATGGCTCTTACTTCTCAAGAGTTTCAAGAGGCACTGCACAGCTATTCATACCAGTTTATCCTTGAAAGCGTCGTGGACCCGAGGGTTGCGGACGAGATATACAACTACTGGAGGCAGGACAAGGTTCTTATGGAGAGAAATCGGGTAATCGCAGAGCTATATAACGAGTTTATAAGAAAGCCCACTGAGGAAAACTTTATAAAGGCGCTCTTTGGCAACTATGTGCTTGAGAGCCTATACTTCTACTCTGGCTTTGCCTTTTTCTATACCCTTGGAAGACAGGGAAAGGTAAGAAACACCGTTCAGCAGATAAAGTATATAAACAGAGACGAGCTAACCCATGTGACCCTCTTTAGGAACATAATCTTAACCCTCAAAGAAGAACAGCCTGAGCTTTTCACTCCAGAGATTGAAAAGTGGGTCTATGAGTTTTTCAAGTTTGCCACAGAGAAGGAAATAGAGTGGGGTAAGTATGTCACACAAAACCAGATACTGGGTCTTAATGACTATCTTATAGACAGGTATATAAAGTATCTCTCTAACCTTAGGCTTACTCAACTTGGCTACAAGCCCCTGTATCCTGAAGTTACAGAAAACCCTATGAAATGGATAGACCAGTTTAGGACTATAAATGACACAAAGACGGACTTTTTCCAAGCAAAACCTCAGACTTATGCCAAAAGGAGTGAATTAAAATGGTAA
- the folK gene encoding 2-amino-4-hydroxy-6-hydroxymethyldihydropteridine diphosphokinase, with amino-acid sequence MPLCYIAFGSNVGDRLNYIIKALELLKGYGSIKKVSTLYLSQPWGKTDQPVFINGVLEFETELNPIRLLEILKNIERQAGRKPRERWGPREIDLDILLYENHILMLSFLRIPHPYLTERDFFLFPLLELNPNLIHPASKVKLQEYASRLENNLTPFACLLPF; translated from the coding sequence ATGCCACTGTGCTATATAGCCTTTGGGAGCAACGTAGGGGACAGGCTCAATTACATAATAAAAGCCTTGGAGCTTCTAAAGGGTTATGGCTCAATAAAAAAGGTCTCCACACTATACCTTAGCCAGCCATGGGGCAAGACAGACCAGCCAGTTTTTATAAATGGCGTCCTTGAGTTTGAAACAGAGCTTAACCCTATAAGACTTCTTGAGATTTTGAAAAACATAGAAAGACAGGCTGGTAGGAAACCAAGAGAAAGGTGGGGACCAAGAGAGATAGACCTTGATATATTACTCTATGAAAACCATATTTTGATGCTTAGCTTTCTCCGTATTCCACATCCTTACCTTACAGAAAGAGACTTCTTCCTTTTTCCACTTCTTGAATTAAACCCTAACCTTATACATCCCGCAAGCAAGGTCAAACTTCAAGAATACGCAAGCAGGCTTGAAAACAACCTTACTCCCTTTGCTTGCCTTTTACCATTTTAA
- the fabG gene encoding 3-oxoacyl-[acyl-carrier-protein] reductase codes for MDLSGKTALITGSTRGIGKAIAQYLAKAGARVIITGRDQGRAEEVAKEIAQTYGVETLGVAMDMSEKDSITSAYERIESLFGGVDILVNNAGITKDKLFLRMSLEDWEEVLRVNLTGTFLITSLAVKGMLKKRWGRIVNISSVVGFTGNIGQVNYSSTKSALIGFTKSLAKELASRNITVNAVAPGFIETDMTSVLSDELKQAYLKNIPLGRFGKPEDVAGAVLFLCSDYASYITGEVLHVNGGMY; via the coding sequence ATTGACCTATCAGGTAAGACCGCCCTTATAACAGGCTCTACTCGTGGAATAGGAAAAGCCATAGCCCAGTATCTTGCAAAGGCAGGTGCAAGGGTAATAATAACAGGGAGAGACCAAGGTAGAGCGGAAGAGGTAGCAAAGGAAATAGCACAAACTTACGGTGTAGAAACCCTTGGTGTTGCCATGGATATGTCCGAAAAGGACTCCATAACCTCTGCCTACGAAAGGATAGAGTCCCTTTTTGGTGGAGTAGACATACTTGTAAACAACGCAGGCATAACAAAGGATAAGCTCTTTTTGAGAATGTCCCTTGAAGACTGGGAAGAAGTCCTTAGAGTAAACCTTACGGGAACTTTTCTCATAACCTCCCTTGCGGTAAAGGGTATGCTTAAGAAAAGATGGGGTAGGATAGTAAACATATCCTCTGTGGTAGGCTTTACCGGCAACATAGGGCAGGTAAACTACTCCTCTACAAAATCCGCACTCATTGGGTTTACCAAAAGCCTTGCCAAGGAGCTGGCAAGCAGGAACATAACTGTCAATGCGGTAGCACCGGGCTTTATAGAAACGGATATGACTTCAGTGTTAAGCGATGAGCTAAAGCAAGCCTATCTAAAGAACATACCACTTGGTAGGTTTGGAAAACCAGAGGATGTGGCGGGCGCGGTGCTATTTCTGTGTTCAGACTATGCCAGCTATATTACCGGTGAAGTCCTGCATGTAAATGGTGGTATGTATTAA
- the ispF gene encoding 2-C-methyl-D-erythritol 2,4-cyclodiphosphate synthase, translating to MNIRIGLGFDSHAFEEGKPLKLGGVVIDFPLGLKGHSDADVLLHAITDAILGALGEPDIGQIFPDKDPRWKKADSKVFLQEAINRMRQKGYRLINLDCVIVADKPKIAPYKDAIKENLSRMLEIAPENISIKGKTREGFCREDGIACFCTILLIHEG from the coding sequence ATGAACATAAGAATAGGACTTGGCTTTGACTCACATGCTTTTGAAGAAGGCAAACCATTAAAGCTCGGTGGTGTAGTTATTGATTTCCCTCTTGGACTAAAGGGACATTCAGACGCAGATGTTTTGCTCCACGCTATAACTGACGCCATACTTGGTGCATTGGGTGAACCCGACATAGGGCAGATATTCCCCGATAAGGACCCAAGGTGGAAAAAGGCGGATTCTAAGGTTTTTCTCCAAGAGGCTATAAATAGAATGAGGCAAAAAGGTTATCGCCTTATAAACCTTGACTGTGTTATTGTGGCGGACAAACCTAAGATAGCACCTTACAAGGATGCCATAAAGGAAAACCTCTCAAGGATGCTGGAAATAGCACCGGAGAATATTTCAATAAAGGGAAAGACAAGAGAAGGGTTTTGTAGAGAAGACGGGATTGCCTGTTTTTGCACTATCCTTTTAATACATGAAGGTTAA
- a CDS encoding patatin-like phospholipase family protein: MKVNLALSGGASRGIAHIGVIKALEELGFEISAVSGVSAGALVGAFYCDGYTPEEMLRVVKSRDWLRYLRPTVPMLGLISLRDAEKYLRNMLSTDSIEGLKKRLFIGAVDLKSGKTLYFKSGSLFPVLLGSCALPGIFEPIRYKNYLLVDGGITNNLPVEPLLGMEGLLVGVDVNPNTPLEKVGNIFQVLVRSFLLAVRSNADKRKELCNVLIEPELYSYSPLSLLKADELYKLGYEKTMQVMRTYVP, from the coding sequence ATGAAGGTTAACCTTGCACTTTCTGGCGGAGCATCTCGTGGCATAGCACATATAGGCGTAATAAAAGCTCTTGAGGAGCTGGGCTTTGAGATATCTGCGGTGAGCGGTGTAAGTGCTGGAGCTTTGGTGGGTGCCTTTTACTGCGATGGATACACTCCAGAAGAAATGCTAAGGGTTGTAAAGTCAAGGGACTGGCTCAGATACCTTAGACCCACTGTGCCAATGCTTGGGCTAATATCCCTTAGGGATGCGGAAAAGTATCTTAGGAATATGCTTTCTACAGACAGTATAGAAGGGTTAAAGAAAAGGCTCTTTATCGGTGCGGTAGACCTCAAGAGTGGCAAAACCTTGTATTTTAAAAGTGGGAGCCTGTTTCCAGTTTTGTTAGGTAGCTGTGCTTTACCTGGCATATTTGAACCTATAAGGTATAAGAATTACCTTCTCGTAGATGGTGGCATAACCAACAACTTACCTGTTGAACCTCTTCTTGGGATGGAAGGGTTACTCGTGGGTGTTGATGTGAACCCAAATACGCCACTGGAAAAGGTGGGAAATATCTTTCAAGTTCTTGTGCGGAGTTTCCTTTTGGCGGTTAGGTCTAACGCAGACAAAAGAAAGGAGCTATGTAATGTTTTAATAGAGCCTGAACTATACTCTTATTCACCACTTAGCCTTTTGAAAGCGGATGAGCTATATAAGCTTGGCTACGAAAAAACCATGCAGGTAATGAGAACCTATGTCCCATAA